The segment CAAACAAAGGAACATAGATTCCGATGTTATCCCCACCATTGGCGAAAGTAACAGCTGCAACGCTATAAGTTTGAGGAGAAAGAAAATTGGTAACCCAAGAAGTCTCAGACTGTTCAGAGAGTTCTTCTTCCGTTTCTTCTTCACCAGAATTGAGCAACCGATTCACACCGATCGCAATCGGCACTAACCCCAACAATCCGATCCAAGGTCGCGGAAACAATACCGTTCCGAAAAAACTGGGTAAGCTCGCAAATACGAGAGCAGCAAATCCTAGATACTGCCCACTGACAATATGCCTTCGTCGGAATATTCCATTGACCTGAGAGAAGAACAATATCAGAATCAAAATGTCGTCTAAATTTGTCGCAGTAAAGGCAGCTAGACCTTTTGGAATTGCAGTGATAAAGTCATTCATCATTTAATTTCGCTCTGTTGAATTAGCATGATTGGAATGGATCGCATGAATCGATCGCTCCATGTGTTTGACTAGATGTGGAGTCCGAAACCGTTGCACCACAAACCATCCAAAGCCGACAGCAAGATACAAGGCGAATAGATAAGGGAAAACATTCGCAGGTGCTTCTGGAGCCGGAAAAAGCGTGCTACCTGGAATCCCGATCGTGCCGACAACCGGCAGCATCATGAAGCCAACCCCCAGCACTGAGAAGATCACATCTTGAAACCGAAGTTGCTGTAGTCGATACAGATAGATTGGAGCCGCGATCGACACTAAGATGTAGACCAACAAGAATCCGTAAGTACAAATCGTGCCCAGATACC is part of the Leptolyngbya boryana PCC 6306 genome and harbors:
- a CDS encoding cadmium resistance transporter, which codes for MMNDFITAIPKGLAAFTATNLDDILILILFFSQVNGIFRRRHIVSGQYLGFAALVFASLPSFFGTVLFPRPWIGLLGLVPIAIGVNRLLNSGEEETEEELSEQSETSWVTNFLSPQTYSVAAVTFANGGDNIGIYVPLFASATWESLLAILAVFFSMVGVWCYAAYCLTCLPGVAQTLTRYGNQLVPFVLLGLGVLILIDSHTLEDRGLAVLALVISCMGLIHLLRLAKATSSKALLEKIPALYPSVKADEN